A DNA window from Brassica napus cultivar Da-Ae chromosome A4, Da-Ae, whole genome shotgun sequence contains the following coding sequences:
- the LOC125608108 gene encoding F-box/FBD/LRR-repeat protein At3g52680-like — MAEEMNIGQLDENLILKILSLVPIKTVVSTSVLSKEWQSRWKSVPKLKFNSEDYQSEHQTFSETVYKYLLSYEAEVLDSFHLSFGSDKADAVDVVHWIKTAFALHLRTLVLEFLIYPYEVDEFIFTSSLCTCDTLVTLKLGSLILVDIPAPGSMKSLKTLHLIHAFYTNDDSICNLLSGCPRLEELVVERSCEYSVKFFTIKVPSLQILKIYDDNDEDEFVGYVIDTPSLKYLEIGYLGCPQFSLNAPGLVAAYIGSVSNVISESLVSVRRLVLNVSTSMTIYPPTGCIFYQLVYLQIYTHEPGWYDLLTWMLEHSPKLQVLKLVGKYRINPDYHVLGWEWNKPKSVPECLLSHLETFVWRRYDWKGEKEEEVAIYLLKNARELKNAIFSTGPIEPGQLDKLKQRRRTRKKLDGVLKASNTCHLVFKFE, encoded by the exons ATGGCTGAAGAGATGAATATCGGTCAGCTGGATGAAAATTTGATTCTGAAAATCCTTTCTTTAGTTCCAATAAAAACTGTCGTGTCAACGAGTGTCTTGTCTAAAGAATGGCAGTCTCGTTGGAAGTCGGTGCCAAAACTGAAGTTTAATTCTGAGGACTACCAGAGTGAACACCAAACATTTTCAGAGACTGTGTACAAGTATCTCCTTTCATATGAAGCTGAGGTTCTAGATAGTTTTCATCTCAGCTTTGGATCAGATAAAGCTGATGCAGTAGATGTTGTACATTGGATTAAAACAGCGTTTGCTCTACATTTGCGTACATTGGTACTCGAATTTCTCATCTATCCATACGAGGTCGACGAGTTCATATTTACGAGTAGCTTGTGTACTTGTGATACACTAGTGACTTTGAAACTCGGAAGTCTGATTCTTGTAGATATCCCTGCACCGGGTTCGATGAAGTCTCTTAAAACGCTGCATCTTATTCATGCGTTCTACACAAACGATGATTCTATCTGTAACCTTTTATCTGGCTGTCCTAGACTTGAAGAACTCGTTGTGGAACGATCTTGTGAATACAGTGTGAAATTTTTCACTATCAAAGTCCCTTCTTTGcagatattaaaaatttatgatgACAATGATGAGGACGAGTTCGTTGGATATGTGATAGATACTCCTTCTTTGAAATACTTAGAGATTGGATACTTAGGATGTCCACAGTTTTCTCTGAATGCACCGGGGCTGGTGGCGGCATATATTGGTAGCGTTTCTAATGTAATCAGTGAATCTCTCGTTTCAGTCAGACGTCTTGTCTTGAATGTATCAACTTCGATG ACTATATATCCTCCTACTggatgtatcttctatcaactGGTGTATCTACAGATATATACGCATGAACCAGGCTGGTATGATCTACTTACGTGGATGCTCGAACATTCACCGAAACTACAAGTCCTGAAGCTCGTTGGT AAATATAGGATTAATCCTGACTATCATGTTCTCGGCTGGGAATGGAATAAGCCAAAGTCTGTCCCTGAATGTTTGTTGTCACATCTAGAGACATTTGTGTGGAGAAGATACGATTGGAAaggagaaaaggaagaagaagtggctATATATCTTCTAAAGAATGCAAGAGAGTTGAAGAATGCGATTTTCTCTACAGGTCCCATTGAACCGGGCCAGCTTGACAAGTTGAAACAGAGACGTAGGACACGCAAAAAATTGGATGGTGTGCTGAAGGCTTCTAATACATGCCACCTTGTGTTCAAGTTTGAatga